A DNA window from Mucilaginibacter xinganensis contains the following coding sequences:
- a CDS encoding LLM class flavin-dependent oxidoreductase, translating into MNTNNIRLSVLDQSPIRKGVTAEQAIQETIALAKHTDQLGYTRFWVSEHHNTGSLAGSTPEVLLAYLASQTKNIRIGSGGVMMPNHSALKVAENFRMLEALAPGRIDLGMGRAPGTDRITASMLNPSNQFREQDFIEQLYELNNYFHDRGDPGTPQLKIRAIPQVQTVPDMWLLSSSGQSGLFAAHFGMGLSFAHFINPFGGPEAVAMYRDKFQPSADKATAQANVAIFVFCSEDKEKIRQHQALMDYRFNQFEKGGGLSPVSYDDIKDVEYSAAEMDRIKYNRARVIAGTPSEIKLKLTWLAEDYKVDEIIAITITEDFEDRLNSYSLLAEQFGLRD; encoded by the coding sequence ATGAACACAAACAACATCCGCCTCAGCGTATTGGACCAATCGCCCATTCGCAAAGGTGTTACAGCCGAACAAGCCATACAGGAAACCATCGCTTTGGCAAAACATACCGATCAGTTAGGCTATACCCGTTTTTGGGTTTCTGAGCATCATAACACCGGCAGCCTGGCAGGCTCAACACCCGAGGTGCTGCTGGCCTACCTGGCATCGCAGACAAAAAATATCCGCATCGGCTCGGGTGGTGTAATGATGCCCAACCACAGCGCTTTAAAAGTGGCCGAAAACTTCCGTATGCTTGAAGCGCTGGCACCCGGACGAATAGACTTGGGGATGGGCCGCGCACCCGGCACCGACAGGATCACCGCATCCATGCTTAATCCTTCGAACCAGTTTCGCGAACAGGATTTTATTGAACAGCTTTACGAACTCAACAATTACTTTCACGACCGCGGCGACCCCGGTACGCCACAGTTAAAGATCAGGGCTATCCCGCAGGTGCAAACCGTTCCCGACATGTGGCTGCTGAGCTCAAGCGGGCAAAGCGGCTTGTTTGCAGCCCATTTTGGCATGGGCCTTTCTTTCGCTCATTTTATTAATCCGTTTGGCGGGCCGGAAGCGGTTGCCATGTACCGCGACAAATTCCAGCCTTCGGCAGACAAGGCGACCGCGCAGGCAAACGTGGCCATATTTGTTTTTTGTTCGGAGGACAAGGAAAAAATACGGCAACACCAGGCATTAATGGATTACCGATTTAACCAGTTTGAAAAAGGCGGCGGCCTCAGTCCCGTAAGCTACGATGATATAAAAGATGTTGAATATTCCGCAGCAGAGATGGATCGCATTAAATACAACCGCGCAAGGGTAATAGCCGGGACGCCCTCAGAAATAAAACTAAAACTAACCTGGTTGGCCGAAGATTATAAGGTTGATGAAATAATTGCTATAACCATAACCGAGGATTTTGAAGACAGGCTCAATTCCTATAGCCTGCTTGCCGAACAGTTTGGGCTTAGAGATTAG
- a CDS encoding peroxiredoxin: MLTIGQKFPQFSKTAVVSIEKGKEFETITSDFLVNEDNVWTVMFWWPKDFTFVCPTEIAEFNKSYGEFRDRDTRLIGASTDTEFVHAAWRRDHADLRDLKFPMLADTSKSLAEELGILEPNEKIAYRATFIVDPTGIIRWVSVNDLSVGRNVKEVLRVLDGLQTDELCPCNWVKGEDTITV; the protein is encoded by the coding sequence ATGCTAACTATAGGTCAAAAATTCCCTCAGTTTTCTAAAACAGCTGTTGTAAGTATTGAAAAAGGAAAAGAGTTTGAAACTATCACTTCGGACTTTTTGGTGAATGAAGATAACGTTTGGACTGTAATGTTCTGGTGGCCAAAAGATTTCACCTTTGTTTGCCCAACCGAAATTGCCGAGTTTAACAAAAGCTACGGTGAGTTCCGCGACCGCGACACCCGTTTGATCGGCGCTTCAACCGATACTGAGTTTGTACACGCAGCATGGAGAAGAGACCACGCAGACCTGCGCGATTTGAAATTCCCAATGCTTGCTGATACTTCAAAATCATTAGCTGAAGAACTGGGTATATTAGAGCCAAATGAAAAAATTGCTTACCGCGCTACATTTATAGTTGACCCTACCGGCATCATCCGTTGGGTATCAGTAAATGACCTGAGTGTTGGCCGCAACGTTAAAGAAGTATTACGTGTACTTGATGGTTTACAAACTGACGAACTTTGCCCTTGCAACTGGGTTAAAGGCGAAGACACAATTACTGTTTAA
- a CDS encoding CheR family methyltransferase — protein sequence MPLPNLVDKDLVLSDNQFPVVGIGASAGGIEAFKLFLQSVPEKSGMAYVFVQHLSPDYNSYLPEIFKKSTKIPVLLIADNIHLEPDHVYIIPPGYILTATDGILKLEPIKNKKVKTIDIFFSSLAVVHQSFAIGIVLSGALDDGTVGLQVIKAYGGLTFAQSEDSATFDSMPRSAIRSGAVDFILPAEQIMSKLISINQPFNDGTIEGQIGKNEPEHDEEIFKQLLTVLRIRRGVDFVNYKQSTIKRRIVRRMALVKIEKPKEYLNFLRENKPEQDALYNDMLISVTNFFRDPQSFEVLCESILPAILIHKTPNEAIRIWVAGCATGEEAYSIAICLQEYLGDKASARKIQIFATDVSEIAIARARTGIYRQNDLGGLSTLQIQQFFNKLDGSYQVNKTIRDMCVFAHHNLLKDPPFSRIDLVSCRNVMIYLEPVLQKRALSTFHYALNERGYLMLGKSETIGTSTDIFTHVNKTQKIYQSKGPHGRVRAVTSERSEQTLKAIDQIIPENSSENDINKVADALLLSKYTPAGVMVNQSFDITQFRGKTDPWLAVSPGKPSFNVLKMAREGLSFEIRSLLHLAKTKQEAMRKEGISFKIDNERHYVNIEVVPLSDTEDNYYLILFQNSMLSEPSSLTDSSKLNSRHTPENINAWVQQIDQLEKELTQTREDMRSITETQEAANEELQSANEELLSGSEELRSLNEELETSTEELQSSNEEITIVNNELLDRNEQLNNSRKYTEEIFNTIHDPLVILDKDLVVLRATDGFYNMFRVNEEDTEGKFIYDLGNKQWDIPALREQLEKTLPQQGFFKAFEVDHIFSTIGRRIMQLTARQFDTYTDEKLTLLAIHDITDKRKVEEGLAEAERLLAESKERLHFAIESAGIGAWDFNPITKELIWDNRCKELYGLAPADSIDYAGFLSYIHTDDRSATDNSINKTLKGANRGEFNEEYRTIGKNDQKLRWIKSKGKAYFDKDNKATRFIGTVLDVSIEKDAEQSTIEMLRKKDEFISIASHELKTPVTSLKASLQLLDRMKNDPSPMLPRFLDQANRSMLKITHLIDELLNVNSMKEGQLRLNKSVFVIAGMLKDCCGHVRAAGVHELVVQGDETLKVDADEDRIEQVVVNLVNNVVKYAPESKNIYFIVEKEGNTAKVSVKDTGLGISADKIPHLFDRYYRADYGGGQYSGMGLGLYISSEIIKRHGGKIGVQSEVGKGSTFWFTLPL from the coding sequence ATGCCGTTACCCAATTTAGTAGATAAAGATCTTGTATTATCAGATAATCAGTTTCCTGTTGTGGGTATAGGAGCTTCTGCGGGCGGGATAGAAGCATTTAAACTTTTTTTGCAGTCCGTTCCTGAAAAATCGGGAATGGCCTATGTGTTTGTTCAGCATTTAAGCCCCGACTACAATAGTTATTTACCGGAGATTTTTAAGAAAAGCACCAAAATACCAGTTTTATTGATCGCAGACAATATCCATCTGGAACCCGATCATGTTTATATAATTCCCCCGGGATATATACTTACCGCAACAGATGGCATTCTTAAACTGGAACCCATAAAAAATAAAAAGGTTAAAACCATTGATATTTTCTTTTCCTCCCTGGCCGTGGTGCATCAAAGTTTTGCTATTGGAATAGTATTATCAGGAGCATTGGATGATGGCACAGTAGGCTTACAGGTGATTAAGGCTTACGGCGGTTTAACCTTTGCGCAAAGCGAGGACTCAGCCACTTTTGACAGTATGCCCCGGAGTGCCATCAGATCAGGCGCAGTTGACTTTATTTTGCCTGCTGAACAAATCATGTCAAAACTAATTTCCATCAATCAGCCTTTTAACGATGGTACTATTGAAGGGCAAATCGGAAAAAATGAACCTGAACATGATGAGGAAATCTTCAAGCAACTGCTTACGGTTTTACGGATCCGCAGAGGGGTTGACTTTGTTAATTATAAACAAAGCACCATTAAGCGCCGCATTGTGCGCCGGATGGCACTCGTTAAAATAGAGAAGCCCAAAGAGTATCTCAATTTTTTGCGGGAAAACAAGCCTGAACAGGATGCGCTTTATAATGATATGCTGATTTCAGTTACAAATTTCTTCCGGGACCCCCAAAGCTTTGAAGTGCTTTGCGAAAGCATACTTCCGGCCATCTTGATCCACAAAACACCAAACGAAGCGATAAGGATCTGGGTGGCAGGCTGCGCCACCGGCGAAGAAGCTTATTCAATAGCTATTTGCCTGCAGGAATACCTTGGAGACAAAGCATCAGCTCGTAAAATACAGATTTTCGCAACGGATGTGTCAGAGATTGCTATCGCCAGGGCACGCACCGGGATCTATCGGCAAAACGACCTTGGGGGCCTTTCGACCCTTCAGATCCAACAATTTTTTAATAAGCTGGACGGCAGTTACCAGGTAAATAAAACGATTAGAGATATGTGTGTTTTTGCACACCATAATTTATTAAAAGACCCTCCTTTTTCAAGAATAGACCTAGTAAGTTGTCGTAATGTGATGATATACCTGGAGCCCGTTTTGCAAAAAAGGGCACTTTCCACGTTTCATTACGCTTTGAATGAGCGAGGCTATTTAATGCTGGGTAAATCAGAAACTATTGGAACAAGTACTGATATTTTTACACACGTAAATAAAACTCAAAAAATTTACCAGTCAAAGGGGCCCCATGGGCGCGTAAGGGCCGTAACATCCGAAAGAAGCGAGCAAACTTTAAAAGCAATAGACCAGATAATACCTGAAAATAGCAGTGAAAATGATATTAATAAAGTGGCTGATGCCTTATTACTTTCAAAATACACACCTGCCGGGGTTATGGTAAATCAATCTTTCGACATCACACAGTTTCGGGGAAAAACAGACCCATGGCTGGCGGTATCACCTGGAAAGCCGAGCTTTAATGTATTAAAGATGGCCCGTGAAGGCCTGAGTTTTGAGATTAGGAGTTTGCTGCATTTAGCAAAAACCAAGCAGGAAGCTATGCGCAAAGAGGGCATTTCATTTAAAATAGATAATGAAAGGCACTACGTAAATATTGAAGTAGTGCCACTGTCAGATACCGAAGACAATTACTATTTAATTCTTTTTCAAAATAGTATGCTTTCAGAGCCTTCGTCATTAACTGATAGCAGTAAACTAAACTCAAGGCATACGCCTGAAAATATTAATGCCTGGGTGCAGCAAATTGACCAGCTGGAGAAGGAGTTAACGCAAACGCGCGAGGACATGCGATCAATAACTGAAACCCAGGAAGCCGCCAATGAAGAATTGCAAAGTGCAAATGAAGAGCTGCTGTCAGGAAGTGAGGAACTGCGAAGCCTGAACGAGGAGCTTGAGACATCAACAGAGGAACTGCAAAGTAGCAATGAAGAAATAACTATTGTAAATAATGAGCTGCTTGACAGGAATGAACAACTGAACAATTCCCGGAAATATACCGAGGAAATATTTAACACCATTCACGACCCGTTGGTTATTTTGGATAAGGACCTTGTGGTATTGCGGGCTACCGATGGTTTTTACAATATGTTCAGGGTGAATGAAGAGGATACAGAGGGGAAATTTATATATGACCTGGGTAATAAACAATGGGATATTCCCGCCTTGCGCGAACAATTGGAAAAAACTTTGCCTCAACAAGGCTTTTTTAAGGCTTTTGAAGTAGATCACATATTTTCGACCATTGGCCGGCGGATAATGCAATTAACAGCCAGGCAGTTTGATACCTACACCGATGAAAAACTTACACTGCTTGCTATTCATGATATAACGGACAAGCGTAAAGTTGAAGAAGGCCTTGCCGAAGCAGAACGCCTGCTTGCAGAGAGCAAGGAAAGGCTGCATTTCGCTATTGAATCAGCAGGGATAGGGGCCTGGGATTTTAACCCGATAACCAAAGAGCTGATCTGGGACAACCGCTGCAAAGAATTATACGGACTTGCGCCGGCAGACAGTATTGACTATGCAGGTTTTTTAAGCTATATTCATACCGATGACCGCTCCGCTACGGATAATTCAATCAATAAAACATTAAAAGGTGCAAACCGCGGAGAGTTTAACGAGGAATACCGGACAATAGGCAAAAACGACCAAAAGCTGCGCTGGATAAAATCAAAAGGGAAAGCCTATTTTGACAAGGATAATAAAGCTACGCGTTTTATAGGCACCGTACTTGATGTTTCAATTGAAAAAGATGCGGAACAAAGTACGATAGAAATGTTGCGCAAAAAAGATGAGTTTATCAGTATTGCCAGCCATGAATTAAAAACACCGGTTACAAGCCTTAAAGCCTCGTTGCAATTACTGGACAGAATGAAAAATGACCCGTCGCCCATGTTGCCGAGATTTTTAGACCAGGCCAACAGGAGTATGTTAAAAATAACCCACCTTATTGATGAGTTACTGAATGTAAACAGCATGAAAGAAGGACAGCTGCGGTTGAACAAAAGTGTTTTTGTAATTGCCGGTATGCTTAAAGACTGCTGCGGTCATGTGAGGGCCGCCGGCGTTCATGAACTTGTTGTGCAAGGCGATGAAACACTCAAGGTTGATGCTGATGAAGACAGAATTGAGCAGGTGGTGGTAAACCTGGTAAACAACGTTGTTAAATATGCCCCCGAAAGTAAAAACATTTATTTTATAGTTGAAAAAGAGGGCAATACGGCTAAAGTGTCTGTTAAAGATACCGGATTAGGGATATCTGCTGATAAGATCCCACATTTGTTTGACCGGTATTACCGCGCAGATTACGGCGGCGGACAATATTCAGGTATGGGCCTTGGTTTATATATTTCATCGGAAATTATTAAAAGACATGGCGGCAAAATTGGCGTCCAAAGCGAAGTTGGAAAGGGTTCCACTTTTTGGTTTACACTGCCTTTGTGA
- a CDS encoding MaoC family dehydratase, which translates to MIIIRNHAEFETHLGKEIGTSGWHTITQEQINMFAEATIDHQWIHTDPQRAATESPFKATIAHGYLTVSLLPYFWHQIADVQNLKMQINYSIENIRFAQPVIVNSKVRLIAKLVAIVNLRGITKATIGVTMEIENEKKPAYTGEVVFLYHFNA; encoded by the coding sequence ATGATAATCATAAGAAACCATGCCGAATTTGAGACCCACCTTGGTAAAGAGATCGGAACCTCGGGCTGGCATACCATAACCCAGGAACAAATAAACATGTTTGCCGAGGCAACCATTGACCACCAATGGATCCATACCGACCCGCAAAGGGCGGCAACCGAGAGCCCTTTTAAGGCAACCATAGCGCATGGCTATTTAACCGTATCACTGCTGCCGTATTTCTGGCACCAGATAGCCGACGTGCAGAATTTGAAAATGCAGATCAATTACAGTATTGAAAATATCAGGTTTGCCCAGCCGGTTATAGTTAACAGCAAAGTAAGGCTGATCGCAAAACTTGTTGCCATAGTTAACCTAAGAGGCATTACCAAAGCCACCATTGGCGTAACCATGGAAATTGAGAATGAGAAAAAACCTGCCTATACAGGCGAGGTGGTTTTCCTGTACCACTTTAACGCCTAA
- a CDS encoding acyltransferase yields the protein MSMTNAAAMRNYGFDILRVIACYMVIQAHAGEFYYIGNGGKITNTLDAYWVGWYNPICIISVPLFVMISGLFLFPVTDIPAFFKKRFSRILVPFVLWCIFYALYYYAKGYVDLNTTLTNIANIPLNYGARIGHLWFVYMLLGIYLFAPIISPWIQTASRKSMEFYLVLWAVTLTIPYIHLVIPDIWGETFWNRTPMLYYFSGFLGYVVLANYIKRYHMEPRPWNYTAGVILIIAGYAITTYGFIHRLDTEKFINKLALTWGFETINVAMMTTGAFLMFKNLKIKNPDSPFTRLLLDIAAKSYGIYLAHILILNAVHSLLDHRFASAAVKIPLMGLCAFILTFIVVKLLSLLPKSKWIVG from the coding sequence ATGAGCATGACCAACGCTGCAGCAATGCGTAATTACGGCTTTGATATTTTAAGGGTGATTGCCTGTTACATGGTGATCCAGGCACACGCCGGCGAATTTTATTATATAGGCAATGGCGGAAAAATCACCAATACTTTGGATGCTTATTGGGTAGGCTGGTACAATCCCATTTGTATCATATCCGTTCCATTGTTTGTAATGATCTCGGGGCTTTTTCTTTTCCCGGTAACTGACATCCCGGCTTTTTTTAAAAAGCGGTTCAGCCGTATCCTGGTACCTTTTGTTTTGTGGTGTATATTTTACGCCCTATATTATTATGCAAAAGGCTACGTAGATTTGAATACCACACTTACCAATATCGCTAATATCCCGCTCAATTACGGGGCGCGTATTGGACACCTCTGGTTTGTATATATGCTGCTGGGCATTTACCTGTTTGCCCCCATTATATCGCCCTGGATCCAAACAGCCAGCCGAAAAAGCATGGAGTTTTACCTTGTACTATGGGCCGTTACGCTAACTATCCCATATATCCACCTGGTGATTCCCGACATTTGGGGCGAAACCTTTTGGAACCGCACGCCAATGCTGTATTATTTTTCAGGCTTTTTAGGCTATGTGGTGCTGGCAAACTATATTAAACGTTACCACATGGAACCCCGCCCCTGGAATTACACTGCCGGTGTCATTTTGATAATTGCGGGCTACGCTATAACTACCTATGGCTTTATCCACCGCCTGGATACAGAAAAGTTTATCAATAAGCTTGCGCTTACCTGGGGCTTTGAAACCATAAACGTTGCCATGATGACAACCGGGGCCTTCCTGATGTTCAAAAACCTCAAAATAAAAAATCCTGATAGTCCTTTTACACGGTTACTGCTGGATATTGCCGCCAAAAGCTATGGCATTTATCTGGCTCATATCCTTATTTTAAACGCAGTGCATTCCTTGCTCGACCATCGCTTTGCCAGCGCCGCGGTTAAAATTCCGCTGATGGGCCTTTGCGCTTTCATCCTCACTTTTATAGTGGTTAAATTATTGTCTTTACTGCCAAAAAGTAAATGGATTGTGGGGTAA
- a CDS encoding carboxymuconolactone decarboxylase family protein has product MNESTEIITELLQSLGIDAAYRNQSLTLLENGESRYLRDLKLNFTSILTSEHLSTKECALLGLSTAINNNNALLTTFFTKYAEEQEANAADIAEAVGCASLLASNNVFYRFRHFTQKEKYTQIPARIRMQLMMKPVTGKEFFELMSLAISAVNGCEMCVNAHEDSLIKLGTAEERIFDAVRIASLVTATGKIVF; this is encoded by the coding sequence ATGAACGAATCTACCGAAATAATAACCGAATTATTACAAAGCCTGGGCATTGATGCGGCTTACCGCAACCAAAGCCTTACCCTGCTTGAAAATGGCGAATCTCGCTACCTGCGCGACCTCAAACTGAATTTTACAAGCATCCTGACATCTGAACATTTGAGCACAAAAGAGTGTGCCCTGCTTGGGTTGTCCACAGCTATTAATAACAACAATGCCCTTTTAACAACATTTTTCACCAAATATGCTGAAGAGCAGGAAGCCAACGCTGCTGACATAGCAGAAGCAGTAGGTTGTGCGTCATTACTGGCCTCAAATAATGTATTTTATCGCTTCCGTCATTTTACGCAAAAGGAAAAATACACCCAGATTCCTGCGCGGATCCGCATGCAGCTGATGATGAAGCCTGTTACCGGGAAGGAATTTTTTGAATTGATGAGCCTGGCCATCTCGGCAGTTAACGGCTGCGAAATGTGCGTAAATGCCCACGAAGATTCCCTGATAAAATTAGGCACTGCCGAGGAGCGTATTTTTGATGCGGTTAGAATAGCATCATTGGTAACCGCAACCGGAAAAATAGTTTTTTAA
- the gmk gene encoding guanylate kinase: MTKEGKLIIFSAPSGAGKTTIVHHLLKTVPGLEFSISATTRKARGEEVHAKDYYFISKEEFLHRIAKKQFVEFEEVYTGTFYGTLRTEIERIWKSGKTVIFDIDVEGGMHLKRKYEDQALAIFVQPPSLEVLKERLAGRGTDSKEKLAERFIKAEKELNYAPQFDIILKNYDLQTACAEAEDLVKNFMTAS, from the coding sequence ATGACCAAAGAAGGCAAACTCATCATATTTTCGGCACCCTCAGGAGCGGGCAAAACCACTATTGTACATCACCTGTTAAAAACAGTCCCCGGGCTTGAATTTTCCATTTCGGCAACAACCCGTAAAGCACGCGGAGAAGAGGTTCACGCCAAAGACTACTACTTTATCAGCAAAGAAGAATTTTTACACCGCATTGCTAAAAAACAGTTTGTCGAATTTGAAGAAGTTTACACCGGCACCTTTTATGGTACGCTACGCACTGAAATTGAGCGCATCTGGAAATCTGGAAAAACGGTAATATTTGATATTGATGTGGAAGGCGGCATGCACCTGAAACGCAAGTATGAAGACCAGGCCCTGGCCATATTTGTACAACCGCCATCATTAGAGGTGCTAAAAGAGCGCCTGGCCGGCCGCGGCACTGACAGTAAGGAAAAACTGGCTGAACGTTTCATAAAAGCAGAAAAAGAACTGAATTATGCACCTCAATTTGATATTATCCTAAAAAATTACGATCTTCAAACGGCATGCGCAGAAGCTGAAGATTTAGTAAAGAATTTCATGACAGCTTCTTAG
- a CDS encoding Nif3-like dinuclear metal center hexameric protein — MNDKPALLNYPALNRRKFFVNTVKATGVLLLSPLVNNASVIINVDEGYTAGQIMDLFINQVPGGAITGTVDTLKSGNRDIKVTGVVTAMFATIDVIRKAIALGANFIIAHEPTFYNHADDTVWLANDEVYHYKADLLKQHNIAVWRNHDYIHSVVPDGVIQGVLDQLQWEKYADQKIPEIITLPATSLANLVGYVKEKLGIEKVRYIGDPAQSCARVLFMPGAAGGRQQILGIGQVKPDVLICGEISEWETAEYVRDARAKGDKIALVVLGHIASEDAGSEFMLSWIKKNIPSLKVTRVKPGNSLSFM; from the coding sequence ATGAATGATAAACCCGCCCTGTTAAATTATCCCGCACTTAACCGGAGAAAGTTTTTTGTTAATACAGTAAAAGCAACCGGAGTGCTGCTGCTTTCACCGCTTGTAAATAACGCGTCGGTCATTATTAATGTGGACGAAGGTTACACCGCAGGCCAAATAATGGACCTGTTTATAAATCAGGTGCCTGGCGGGGCTATAACCGGAACTGTTGATACCCTAAAATCCGGCAACCGGGATATTAAGGTGACGGGAGTGGTAACGGCCATGTTTGCCACAATAGATGTAATCAGGAAGGCTATAGCCCTGGGGGCTAATTTTATCATTGCCCATGAACCGACTTTCTACAATCATGCCGATGATACCGTATGGCTGGCTAATGATGAAGTTTACCATTACAAAGCCGACCTGCTTAAACAACACAATATAGCCGTATGGCGCAATCATGATTATATTCACAGTGTAGTGCCCGATGGCGTTATACAGGGTGTGCTTGATCAACTGCAATGGGAAAAATATGCCGATCAAAAAATTCCGGAGATTATTACGCTGCCTGCAACCTCGCTGGCCAACCTGGTAGGTTATGTAAAAGAAAAACTGGGTATTGAAAAGGTGAGATACATAGGCGACCCGGCGCAAAGCTGCGCCCGTGTACTGTTTATGCCGGGAGCTGCAGGCGGCCGGCAACAGATCCTGGGAATTGGACAGGTAAAGCCTGATGTGCTGATCTGTGGCGAGATATCGGAATGGGAAACTGCAGAGTATGTACGCGATGCCAGGGCAAAGGGAGACAAGATAGCGTTAGTGGTGCTTGGGCACATTGCGAGTGAAGACGCCGGATCAGAATTTATGCTCAGCTGGATTAAAAAAAACATTCCATCCCTGAAAGTGACGCGGGTTAAGCCGGGTAATTCTTTGTCGTTTATGTAG
- a CDS encoding YicC/YloC family endoribonuclease, whose protein sequence is MIKSMTGYGIASIDSEGTKYTVEIKSLNSKFLELSLRLPKTFAEKEFQLRNDCSKQIERGKVNLSINVEKASAKVNAAGIDTTLLKHYYQQLKAVSVDLNEPTNNLLQLALGLPEVVKYEEETASEEEWKVAEKAYQQALAAFQQFRSDEGNVLEQDVKYRIGIILKNLDLVEIEEPKRVPVIKERLNQFLSDAVGREAIDQNRFEQELIYFIDKLDITEEKIRLRTHCNYFIETLKNADANGKKLSFISQEIGREVNTIGSKANDANMQKLVVGMKEELEKIKEQLLNVL, encoded by the coding sequence ATGATAAAATCCATGACAGGCTATGGAATTGCCAGTATTGATTCCGAAGGAACAAAATATACCGTTGAAATAAAATCGCTCAACAGTAAATTCCTGGAACTTTCGCTCCGCCTGCCCAAAACATTTGCCGAAAAAGAATTTCAGCTGCGCAATGATTGCAGCAAGCAAATTGAACGCGGCAAAGTGAATCTTTCAATAAACGTTGAAAAAGCAAGCGCGAAAGTAAATGCCGCCGGTATTGACACTACACTGCTTAAACATTACTACCAACAGCTTAAAGCTGTTAGCGTTGATTTGAACGAACCCACCAATAATTTATTACAACTTGCCCTGGGCCTGCCTGAGGTTGTAAAATACGAAGAGGAAACCGCATCAGAAGAAGAGTGGAAAGTTGCTGAAAAAGCTTACCAGCAGGCACTGGCTGCGTTTCAGCAGTTCAGGAGCGACGAAGGGAATGTGCTGGAGCAGGACGTAAAGTACCGCATCGGCATTATCCTTAAAAACCTTGACCTTGTTGAAATTGAAGAACCTAAGCGCGTGCCGGTTATAAAAGAACGCCTTAACCAATTTTTAAGTGATGCAGTTGGCCGTGAAGCGATAGATCAAAACCGTTTTGAGCAGGAACTGATCTATTTTATTGATAAGCTTGACATTACAGAAGAAAAGATCCGCCTGAGAACGCATTGCAACTATTTTATTGAAACGTTGAAAAATGCGGATGCCAATGGCAAAAAGCTCAGCTTTATATCACAGGAAATTGGCCGCGAGGTAAACACCATCGGCTCGAAAGCTAATGATGCCAACATGCAGAAACTGGTTGTAGGCATGAAAGAAGAGCTGGAAAAAATTAAAGAACAGTTATTAAATGTGTTGTAA
- a CDS encoding outer membrane beta-barrel protein: protein MIKKYFLTALCLLAFLINANCQTEKFTSRLYFPGAIGINIPSGDQQTSIRSGFTLNTAMEYRPQYTNAIFFRFNYDALTNHYKSILSQLPTNVTSGKLSAAFFMVGAGYRRKLNGISVYGLIQPGYNSSGYDAVTNNSSGVAVNSISRNYPALKISAGIEYYLAPHFALVMETGYYHLFEHSRTYILNPDYVSYSIGFTTTLF, encoded by the coding sequence TTGATCAAAAAATATTTTTTAACTGCATTATGTTTACTGGCTTTTTTAATAAACGCCAACTGTCAAACAGAAAAGTTCACGTCGCGCCTTTATTTTCCCGGCGCCATAGGGATCAACATTCCGTCGGGAGATCAGCAAACGAGCATTAGATCAGGCTTTACGCTTAATACCGCGATGGAATACCGTCCTCAATATACCAATGCGATATTTTTCAGATTTAATTACGATGCCCTAACCAACCATTACAAAAGTATTTTAAGCCAGCTCCCCACAAATGTAACGAGCGGAAAGCTCTCTGCTGCATTTTTCATGGTGGGCGCGGGCTACAGGCGCAAGTTAAATGGAATAAGTGTTTACGGGCTGATACAGCCGGGATATAACAGCTCGGGGTACGATGCGGTTACCAATAACTCGTCAGGCGTTGCTGTTAACAGCATCAGCAGAAACTACCCGGCGTTAAAAATATCTGCAGGGATTGAATATTATCTGGCCCCGCATTTTGCATTAGTAATGGAAACGGGCTATTACCATTTATTTGAGCACAGCCGAACTTATATTTTAAACCCGGATTACGTGAGTTACAGCATTGGGTTCACCACTACCTTATTTTAA